The Psychrobacillus sp. FSL K6-2836 nucleotide sequence TTCTCTTAATAACTCTTCTGTTGCAGTGGAATCTCCCCATCCTAAGTTTTCCTCTATACTTCCAGTAAAAAGAATAGATTGCTGAGGGACAAGTCCAATTATCTTTCTCAGTTCTTCCAGTGGCCATTCTTTGACATCGACTCCATCTATTAATATAGCTCCTTCTGTTGTATCGAAAAATCTTGGTATTAAGTTGAGAAGTGTCGATTTACCAGAGCCAGTTGCTCCCATAATCGCCAGCTTCGATCCCGGTTTAACCTTAAAGGTCACGTCTCTTAATACTGGCATATCGGTCGTGGGATAATGAAACGAAACATGCTGAAACTCAATTTCCCCTATCCTTGGAGCTGCCCCATCGGAATCTGTATTAATAATTTCAATTCCCTCCTCCACAAGGAGCACTTCCTCCATACGTTCAGAGGATGCTTTTGCTCTAGAGAAGAAAATAATAATGAAAGCAAACATGGAGAAGGCACCTGTCATACGCATTGCATAGTTAACGATAGCTACTAGCTCACCTAGTTCCACATCTCCTGTTTGAATTTCTTTTGCACCAAACCATAAAACTGCCAACAAGCTGACATTCATGACAAAAAGTAAAACAGGCAATATTAACTCCATGATTCGGAATGCTTTTACATTATCCATTTTTAGATCTGCTGCCACAGCTGCGAAGCGACTAGATTCAAAATGACCACGCAAATACGCTTTTATCAAACGTACTGCCTGTAAATTTTCCTGTATCTTTCTTGTGACTTGGTCCACCCTTTTTTGAACTTTCCCAAATAGCTTTAAACCATTCCGACTCATAATATAAAGGAACACTACTAAAAAAGGGGCACCAATTACTAGAAACATAGCCAAATATGGGTTCACTATAAAGGACATAATAATACTACCGACAACTAGTAAAGGTGCACGGAGCATAATACGTAATCCCATAAAAATTAGATTTTGTGTAATCGTCACATCAGTAGTTAAACGGGTGATTAAACTGGCGGTTGGAAACTTTAAAAAAGTAGCCATTGTAAAAGCCTGTACCTTTTTAAATAATGCCTGACGTATATCGAACCCATAGCTTTGTACAATGTGAGAGGCGATAAATGTATTAATAATTCCTGCTAAGAATGCCAAAAAGGAAATTCCAAGCATAATACTTCCCCAAAAAACAATAGCTTGCTGATCCCCTGCCAGAATCCCATCATCAATAATAACCGCGATTAGCAATGGTTGAACAAGCTCTACGGAAAGCTCCACTAACATAAACAATAAAGCGACGATGACCAACATTTTATATGGAGATAAATAAGAAAAAATTGTCTTCAAAATGGAACACCCCTAGATTCTTCGACACTCGAATTAATTCTTGTAAAATCTATTATGCCATAAACTCTTCTGAAGACATAGAAAAAGATGACTTAATATTTAGAAAGTCATCCTTTTCTTTTACGTATCCATTTAATATCCCCTGCAACAGATAGCCATGTGACAAATAGAAGCATAATAATAACCCCAATATATTGCCATACTCCAAGTATTTGGCTAAACCAAAATACCGAAATTATCATCGCCGTTAATGGCTCAATACTGGACAGTATACTTGTTTCTACTGCCGTAATGTATTTCATACTCGACAAAAACAATATAAATGCAATGGTTCCGATTAATATAATAATTACAACGATAAAGTTTATAGGATATGCGGCAAGATGAATCCATTCATCTGTTTTCCATATTTGGGTAACCAACGCTAGTACTACTCCTCCTATTAACATTCCCCAACCGACAATTACAAGAACACCCCATTCTTTCATCAGCCGAGCTGGATAGACGGTATATATAGAAAATGCTACTCCTACCGCCAAGCCCCATAGTAACGCTTCCCTACTTATTAACAATATGCTCACATTTGCATTCGTTAACAATAAAAACAAACCGAGTAATGTACCGATAATACCAATAACCTGATATTTAGGTGGAAACATTTTGTTCTTCCAGGATAAAAATAAAATAATATAAACAGGCCCTAAAAATTGTAGTAATGTAGCAATCGTTGCGTTACTAGCATCAATTGCTGCAACAAATGTATATTGTACACCCAACATTCCTAGTACGCCGAAAATAACTAATTGTTTAAGCCAACTAATATCTTTCCATATAAGAAAAATTTTATTACCAGTTATTAATAGAAAAAACAATATACATAATCCAGCTGTTAATAAGCGAACCGTTAAGAAAAAAGAAACAGATAAGCTTGTATTATTTAAAACCCATTCCATCATAGGTCCTGTTGCACCCCATAGAATAGATCCTATAACTATTAATAATATACCTTTGGACCTTACAAATTTACTTTTAGGCATTTTTCTCACCCACTTTCCGAAGTACTTTTTACCCACCTATTTATATTTAAATGAATATATGGTATTATACTAATGACTAATTTTTTGAAACTATATATTATAATCATAGACTATTTAAGGGGGCTCTGAATATGTTTCTCAAAGAAGAATCTTTAGACTTAAGTAACACTGTTTTTAGCCACTTGCCAACACCTAGTTTCATGACAAATAACGAAGGCAAGATTGTCTGGTGGAGCCAAGAGGCGGAAAAACAATTTGGTTACTCTATTAATGATTTACAGGATACGGATGTACCACTATTTACAGACTATACGCAAGGACACTTCACGGCAAATTGGGAAGCTATTTTACATACTGAAGATCCTTTTGAGGTTAGTCCGGTAGTCCTTTACTCTAAAGATAAAAAAGCTATAAAAACTTCTATTGTTGCAAAATCCTTTGCCTGGCAGGATATGCGTTATGTATTATTTCAGATTAAAACAGATACAAATAATTTAATGGAATTATCTGCTTTTCATGAACTTCAGCTCATAAAAAAAGGATTATCAGATTCTTTCATGCTGCTCTATATAGATCGTGAAGGGCTAATCATGCATGCGAATGATAAGTTTTTGAAAAAAAGTGCATGGACCCCTAAACGAATTATTGGAAAATCATTTTGGCAGTTACTCCCGGATAATCCTGAAAATATAGCAATTGGCAACCAAATTATTACTAAACTTCGAGATGGAAAAGTATTTCAAGCTGCCGTTGAAAAAATCACAAAAGATGGAACTATTTATTGGGTGAATTTATTAGGTATTCCAGTATCCAATACCCAAAATAATACTCCTTACTTTTTATTATTGGAAGAGGAAATTACTGAAAAGAAATTAATGCAAACCAAACTTGAACAGATTGCCTATGTAGACACAGAAACAGGTTTGTTAAGCAGACATCGTCTAGAAGAAGTAGTAAATGAATATATTGAAGAAAAAAAATCATTTTCTTTTGTTTTCATTAGCATCGATCAATTTTATACGTTAAAAGAAATTTTCAATGATCAAACGGAAACAAAAATGTTAAATGAGTTTACTAAACGACTCAAAATCTATTTTGAGGATTCTATTATTGCAAGATCAGGCAGAGATGATTTTGCTATAGTTACTCCCTTAAGTGATTGGTATATTCAAGGGTTCTCCAATTATTTAAAGCAAAATCCTATTTACTTGGATAGCAAAATAATTCCGATTACTATTAGCGGAGCTATTACTAGATATCCCGAAGATCAGCAATCTTATCTACATTTATTAAAAGCTACTACAAATACGATCCAAAAGGTTAAGCTAGAAGGTGGTAGTATGATTGCTACCCTTTCGAAATCTGATCATTCGAAACTTTCTCGTAAGGTTCAAATTGAAAAACGATTACTAGAAGCATTGAATCATAACGATTTACATGTAATGTTCTTGCCTCAAAAAGATGTAAAAACTGGTGCAATAACTTCCGTGGAGGCATTAGTCAGATGGGAAGATAGCGTATTGGGTACTGTATCTCCTGAAGAACTAATCCCAATAGCTGAGGAGACAGGATTGATCAACGAAATTGGTCAGTTCATGCTTGAAAAATCTTGTGAACAAGCCGCTATTTGGCAACGAAAAGGAATACCTATCAAAGTAAGCTTCAACTCATCTATTCGCGAGTTTAGAGATAAAAACATGGTGAAGACCATTCGAAAAGTGTTAGAAAAGTATAATTGTTCTCCAGAGCTGATCCAAATAGAGTTCACCGAGAAATTTGCACTAGAGGCTGAGGCAGAAAAAGCAATCGTTCAGCAAATACAAAAGCTACAGCAAGATGGTATTGTCTTTGTATTAGATGATTTCGGAACAGGCTATGCCTCTTTACGGTATTTACAAATGCTACCAATAGGTAAATTAAAGATAGATAAATCATTCATCAATTCTATAACTCAACATGAAAAACTAGAAAAGCTAGTTCAAGGTTTAGTACAATTTGGACAATCATTAGATTTACAAGTAGTTGCCGAAGGTGTAGAAACGGCCGAACAGTTTGAGCTACTTAAACAAGTTGGCTGTGATGCGGTTCAAGGCTATTACGTAAGCCTACCAATTTCAGCTGAAGAAGTAGAAGAAATGTTATAAAGTATATTTCATTTATGGAGGTTGTCCCAAAAGATCGTTGAAAACGACTTTAGCGGACAGCCTCTCTTTTTATGTTTTAGAGTTTTAAGGGTCCTTTTATATTTTTCTATAAATGATTCAGTTAATACGCATCTAAATGGAGAATTCATCCACATCTTTATTTACTTTCTCCAGTAAGTAATTTACTTGCGTTCACTAGGCATTTACTTGTAGCATTCTCTCAGTTACTTGCCTTCGTTCTTAGTTTACTTGCTCTCCTAAGTGATTCATTTGCGGAAAGGCAATTTTCCCCATATTTTATTACTTCAGCTTTGGATTTTCACTATCCGATAAATTTTAAAACCGTGAGCAAAGTTATTCTCTTTGCTCACGGTTTTGTTTTTAATCTCACAATTACTTTCAACCAAAGTTGTGTAATAGTCTCTGCAAATACTAAACCCATTGCAATTGAACCCGAAATTAGTAAGGCTACAGAAGCATGTTCGAGAGCTAAAGCATAATTCTTCTCAACAACACTCCGCATAGCATTATAGGCAGTGCCTCCAGGAACTAATGGAATGATCCCTGCAACACTAAAAATAATCATCGGCATTTTAAACTTTTTTGCCATTAAATGTGCGACGAATGCGACGGTAAAAGCTCCAGCAAATGAAGCACTCACCTGATCCTGATTTAGTTGGTTCACGCTCATATAAACAAGCCAACCGGTCATTCCCACTATCCCACAGTAAAACAGTAATTTTTTAGGTGCGTTAAATACTACTCCGAACGCAGTGGCTGCGATAAAACTTAAAATACCTTGAGTAAGATATATCATCCTAATCCTCCCTACAGTGATAGTATTAGCGCTACTCCTGCTCCAATTGCAAACGCTGTAAGAAAAGCTTCTGCTCCCTTTGATAGACCTGATACAAAATGACCTGCCATCAAATCCCGCACCGCATTGGTAATTAGTAAACCAGGAACAAGTGGCATAACAGAACCAATAATAATTTTATCTATTTCAACCCCAAAGCCACTAGCAACTGATAAGGTAGCTATAATTGTAACGAACACTGCTGCTATAAATTCCGCAAAAAATTTAACTCTAGTCCGTACTTCTAACCGGTCTGCTATAGCATAACCAATACCACCTGCAATTAGTGCAGGTGGAACGTCCATTAGATTTCCTCCGTATAGTAAAAGAAAAGCACCTGAGGCAATTGCAGCTGCAGCTACTTGAATCCAAAAAGGAAAAGTTTTATGATCCTTCTCAATCTTTTTCAGCTCGCTAAACGCTTCTTCAATTGTAATATCACCTAAAGCTAATTTTCTCGACACATTATTTACTAATGTTATTTTCCCTAAATCGGTCGTTCTTGCATTTATTCGTACTAATCTTGTTGGAAGGTTTTTATTTCCACTAAAAATGATTCCGGTTGGAGTGACAAAGCTTTGAGATTGCGTAAGTTTCTGTGAAACAGCCAT carries:
- a CDS encoding ABC transporter ATP-binding protein translates to MKTIFSYLSPYKMLVIVALLFMLVELSVELVQPLLIAVIIDDGILAGDQQAIVFWGSIMLGISFLAFLAGIINTFIASHIVQSYGFDIRQALFKKVQAFTMATFLKFPTASLITRLTTDVTITQNLIFMGLRIMLRAPLLVVGSIIMSFIVNPYLAMFLVIGAPFLVVFLYIMSRNGLKLFGKVQKRVDQVTRKIQENLQAVRLIKAYLRGHFESSRFAAVAADLKMDNVKAFRIMELILPVLLFVMNVSLLAVLWFGAKEIQTGDVELGELVAIVNYAMRMTGAFSMFAFIIIFFSRAKASSERMEEVLLVEEGIEIINTDSDGAAPRIGEIEFQHVSFHYPTTDMPVLRDVTFKVKPGSKLAIMGATGSGKSTLLNLIPRFFDTTEGAILIDGVDVKEWPLEELRKIIGLVPQQSILFTGSIEENLGWGDSTATEELLREAAKQAQIHDSIEQFPDQYNTRVGQKGVNLSGGQKQRLSIARALVRKPEILLLDDSTSALDVSTENALWEALEEENATMLVITQKIRTAKGADHILLLEEGQVSAYGTHDELMKDSSLYKAIAESQQEGGEHDEVHS
- a CDS encoding DMT family transporter, which codes for MPKSKFVRSKGILLIVIGSILWGATGPMMEWVLNNTSLSVSFFLTVRLLTAGLCILFFLLITGNKIFLIWKDISWLKQLVIFGVLGMLGVQYTFVAAIDASNATIATLLQFLGPVYIILFLSWKNKMFPPKYQVIGIIGTLLGLFLLLTNANVSILLISREALLWGLAVGVAFSIYTVYPARLMKEWGVLVIVGWGMLIGGVVLALVTQIWKTDEWIHLAAYPINFIVVIIILIGTIAFILFLSSMKYITAVETSILSSIEPLTAMIISVFWFSQILGVWQYIGVIIMLLFVTWLSVAGDIKWIRKRKG
- a CDS encoding EAL domain-containing protein, with product MFLKEESLDLSNTVFSHLPTPSFMTNNEGKIVWWSQEAEKQFGYSINDLQDTDVPLFTDYTQGHFTANWEAILHTEDPFEVSPVVLYSKDKKAIKTSIVAKSFAWQDMRYVLFQIKTDTNNLMELSAFHELQLIKKGLSDSFMLLYIDREGLIMHANDKFLKKSAWTPKRIIGKSFWQLLPDNPENIAIGNQIITKLRDGKVFQAAVEKITKDGTIYWVNLLGIPVSNTQNNTPYFLLLEEEITEKKLMQTKLEQIAYVDTETGLLSRHRLEEVVNEYIEEKKSFSFVFISIDQFYTLKEIFNDQTETKMLNEFTKRLKIYFEDSIIARSGRDDFAIVTPLSDWYIQGFSNYLKQNPIYLDSKIIPITISGAITRYPEDQQSYLHLLKATTNTIQKVKLEGGSMIATLSKSDHSKLSRKVQIEKRLLEALNHNDLHVMFLPQKDVKTGAITSVEALVRWEDSVLGTVSPEELIPIAEETGLINEIGQFMLEKSCEQAAIWQRKGIPIKVSFNSSIREFRDKNMVKTIRKVLEKYNCSPELIQIEFTEKFALEAEAEKAIVQQIQKLQQDGIVFVLDDFGTGYASLRYLQMLPIGKLKIDKSFINSITQHEKLEKLVQGLVQFGQSLDLQVVAEGVETAEQFELLKQVGCDAVQGYYVSLPISAEEVEEML
- a CDS encoding threonine/serine exporter family protein, which translates into the protein MIYLTQGILSFIAATAFGVVFNAPKKLLFYCGIVGMTGWLVYMSVNQLNQDQVSASFAGAFTVAFVAHLMAKKFKMPMIIFSVAGIIPLVPGGTAYNAMRSVVEKNYALALEHASVALLISGSIAMGLVFAETITQLWLKVIVRLKTKP
- a CDS encoding threonine/serine exporter family protein, producing the protein MAADYELVVESCLLAGRLMMESGAETYRAEDTMDRMAVSQKLTQSQSFVTPTGIIFSGNKNLPTRLVRINARTTDLGKITLVNNVSRKLALGDITIEEAFSELKKIEKDHKTFPFWIQVAAAAIASGAFLLLYGGNLMDVPPALIAGGIGYAIADRLEVRTRVKFFAEFIAAVFVTIIATLSVASGFGVEIDKIIIGSVMPLVPGLLITNAVRDLMAGHFVSGLSKGAEAFLTAFAIGAGVALILSL